A genomic region of Vicinamibacterales bacterium contains the following coding sequences:
- a CDS encoding response regulator transcription factor codes for MVPPRVLVVEDEQDIAGLIKLALERSGDAAVEIVGRGDDALRSIAGRPPDLVILDLNLPAVPGDEICRLLRQKPETRQIPIIMLTARTSESDRVAGLDLGADDYVTKPFSLRELGARVRAVLRRRREAGLETKAFRYAGKHLTADFEAVSIAVGGEPVRLTRREFELLRFLVENKNRVISRDRLLERVWGYERFIETRSVDVHVGRLRAKLGVAGGQIETVIGLGYRFNE; via the coding sequence GTGGTTCCTCCACGCGTACTCGTAGTCGAAGACGAACAGGACATCGCCGGGCTGATCAAGCTCGCCCTCGAGCGATCCGGCGACGCGGCGGTCGAGATCGTCGGACGCGGCGACGACGCGCTCCGTTCGATCGCCGGACGTCCTCCCGACCTGGTCATCCTCGACTTGAACCTGCCAGCCGTTCCCGGCGATGAGATATGCCGGCTGCTCCGCCAGAAACCCGAGACCAGACAGATTCCCATCATCATGCTCACGGCGCGGACGTCGGAGTCGGATCGGGTGGCCGGGCTGGACCTGGGCGCCGACGACTACGTCACCAAGCCGTTCAGCCTGCGCGAGCTCGGCGCGCGGGTGCGCGCGGTGCTGCGGCGCCGCCGCGAAGCGGGCCTCGAGACGAAAGCCTTCCGTTACGCCGGCAAGCACCTGACGGCCGATTTCGAAGCCGTGTCGATCGCCGTGGGCGGCGAGCCGGTGCGGTTGACGCGGCGGGAATTCGAGCTGCTGCGATTCCTGGTCGAGAACAAGAACCGCGTCATCTCACGCGATCGGCTGCTGGAGCGTGTCTGGGGCTACGAGCGCTTCATCGAAACGCGCTCGGTCGACGTGCACGTCGGACGCCTGCGGGCCAAGCTGGGAGTCGCCGGCGGGCAGATCGAAACCGTGATCGGCCTCGGCTACCGCTTCAACGAGTAG